A stretch of the Mesorhizobium huakuii genome encodes the following:
- a CDS encoding indolepyruvate ferredoxin oxidoreductase subunit alpha: protein MAERSFAKEVEKLRLGAGEEFAGEGILAITKALLQCGVGYVGGYQGAPISHLMDVLADAQDILGELGVHFEASASEATATAMLAASVHYPIRGAATFKSTVGTNVASDALANLASGGVTGGALIIVGEDYGEGSSIMQERSHAFAMKSQVWLLDPRPNLPSIVKAVEDGFELSEISNTPVMLQVRIRCCHVHGHFIAKDNKRPPMTVADALEAPRRDTGRIVLPPASFLHEKEKVQKRWPAAVDFIRKNKINELFGSDHGSVGIVMQGGMYNAVIRALQRLGLADTYGETDVPLYVLNAVYPLIDDEFLSFCEGKQAVLVVEEGQPNYIEQAFAAMLHKAGRGTRLVGKEYLPMAGEYTGQVMLDGIGTFLRAEAPHLLPGEVRAPNKVGDGVDTADLINVVPGRPPGFCIGCPERPIFAATKLVEQELGNHHIASDIGCHLFSIMPPFELGATTMGYGLGPASASAFNSPDAKRRSISFVGDGGFWHNGLTSSIGNAVFNKNDGVIVIVDNFYSAATGGQDILSSRAGNKTKSTKHPITEAVKGMGVKWLRHVDRTYDVTKMQDTLREALTTDEKGPKVIVASSECMLNRQRREKPLVDKAIKGGERVVKPKFGVDEDICTGDHACMRLSGCPSLSVKSLDDPLRDDPVASIDQSCVGCGNCGEVADAAVLCPSFYRADVVHNPSRWDRFLESARRATISLLQRRRESRRLTFADA, encoded by the coding sequence ATGGCCGAACGGTCTTTTGCCAAGGAAGTCGAAAAGCTGCGGCTCGGCGCCGGCGAGGAATTTGCCGGTGAAGGTATCCTCGCCATCACCAAGGCGCTGCTGCAATGCGGCGTCGGCTATGTCGGCGGCTATCAGGGCGCGCCGATCAGCCATCTGATGGATGTGCTGGCCGATGCGCAGGACATTCTGGGCGAGCTCGGCGTGCATTTCGAGGCGAGCGCCTCGGAAGCCACCGCCACCGCCATGCTCGCCGCTTCGGTGCATTATCCTATCCGCGGTGCGGCGACCTTCAAGTCGACCGTCGGCACCAATGTCGCCTCCGACGCGCTTGCCAACCTTGCGTCCGGCGGCGTCACTGGTGGCGCGCTGATCATCGTCGGCGAGGATTATGGCGAGGGCTCCTCGATCATGCAGGAGCGCAGCCATGCCTTTGCCATGAAGAGCCAGGTCTGGCTGCTCGACCCGCGCCCGAACCTGCCGTCGATCGTCAAGGCGGTGGAAGATGGCTTCGAACTGTCCGAGATCTCCAACACGCCGGTCATGCTGCAGGTGCGCATCCGCTGCTGCCATGTCCATGGCCATTTCATCGCCAAGGACAACAAGCGCCCGCCGATGACGGTGGCCGACGCGCTCGAAGCCCCGCGCCGCGACACTGGCCGCATCGTGCTGCCGCCCGCCTCCTTCCTGCACGAGAAGGAGAAAGTGCAGAAACGCTGGCCGGCGGCGGTGGATTTCATCCGCAAGAACAAGATCAACGAACTCTTCGGCTCGGATCACGGCTCCGTCGGCATCGTCATGCAGGGCGGCATGTACAATGCGGTCATCCGCGCGCTGCAGCGTCTCGGCCTTGCTGACACTTACGGCGAGACGGATGTGCCGCTTTATGTGCTCAACGCCGTTTATCCGCTGATCGATGACGAATTCCTGTCCTTCTGCGAAGGCAAGCAGGCGGTGCTCGTCGTCGAGGAAGGCCAGCCCAATTACATCGAACAGGCATTCGCCGCGATGCTGCACAAGGCCGGGCGCGGCACCCGATTGGTCGGCAAGGAATATCTGCCGATGGCCGGCGAATATACCGGCCAGGTCATGCTCGACGGCATTGGTACGTTCCTGCGCGCCGAGGCACCGCATCTCCTGCCGGGCGAGGTGCGCGCGCCCAACAAGGTCGGCGATGGCGTCGACACCGCGGACCTGATCAATGTGGTGCCGGGCCGCCCGCCGGGCTTCTGTATCGGCTGCCCGGAACGGCCGATCTTTGCCGCGACGAAACTGGTCGAACAGGAACTCGGCAACCACCACATCGCTTCCGACATAGGCTGCCATCTGTTCTCGATCATGCCACCTTTCGAACTCGGCGCCACCACCATGGGCTACGGATTGGGGCCGGCCTCGGCCTCAGCCTTCAATTCGCCCGACGCGAAACGCCGCTCGATCTCCTTCGTCGGCGACGGCGGCTTCTGGCACAACGGCCTGACCTCCTCGATCGGCAATGCGGTGTTCAACAAGAACGACGGCGTCATCGTCATCGTCGACAATTTTTACTCCGCCGCAACGGGCGGACAGGACATCCTGTCGTCCCGCGCGGGCAACAAGACCAAGTCGACCAAACATCCCATCACCGAGGCCGTGAAAGGCATGGGCGTCAAATGGCTGCGCCATGTCGACCGCACCTATGACGTGACCAAGATGCAGGACACGCTGCGCGAGGCGCTGACGACGGACGAGAAAGGGCCGAAGGTCATCGTCGCCTCGTCCGAATGCATGCTGAACCGCCAGCGCCGCGAAAAGCCGCTGGTCGACAAGGCGATCAAGGGCGGCGAGCGGGTGGTGAAACCGAAATTCGGCGTCGACGAGGACATCTGCACCGGCGACCATGCCTGTATGCGGCTCTCCGGCTGCCCGTCGCTGTCGGTGAAGTCGCTCGACGATCCGTTGCGCGACGATCCGGTGGCATCGATCGACCAGAGCTGCGTCGGCTGCGGCAATTGCGGCGAGGTCGCGGATGCGGCGGTGCTCTGCCCCTCCTTCTACCGCGCCGACGTCGTGCACAATCCGAGCCGCTGGGACCGCTTTCTGGAAAGCGCGCGCCGCGCCACCATCAGCCTGCTGCAGCGCCGCCGCGAAAGCCGGCGCCTGACCTTCGCCGATGCTTGA
- a CDS encoding MarR family winged helix-turn-helix transcriptional regulator yields MEQKVAEKRQRISTLGQIGLQQFAPYLMNRIMGRYNATLRDDFRKQGLTIPQVRTLAVLSVADGVTVNDLSVYTVIEQSTLSRTLDTLEGQGFVRREQGVTDSRIRHVFLTDDGRAEFTRAWPAMHDAFEAMFDDIDDAEYAALIATLLKMLKNIRKHDI; encoded by the coding sequence ATGGAACAGAAGGTCGCGGAAAAGCGCCAGCGCATTTCGACGCTCGGCCAGATCGGCCTGCAGCAATTCGCGCCCTATCTGATGAACCGCATCATGGGCCGCTACAACGCCACCTTGCGCGACGATTTCCGCAAGCAGGGGCTGACCATTCCGCAGGTGCGCACGCTGGCGGTCCTGTCGGTCGCTGACGGCGTCACCGTCAACGATCTCTCGGTCTACACGGTCATCGAGCAGTCGACCTTGAGCCGCACGCTCGACACGCTGGAGGGGCAAGGCTTCGTGCGGCGCGAGCAGGGTGTCACCGACAGCCGCATTCGCCATGTGTTCCTGACCGATGACGGCCGCGCCGAGTTCACCCGTGCCTGGCCAGCTATGCATGACGCATTCGAGGCGATGTTCGACGATATCGACGACGCCGAATATGCGGCACTGATCGCCACACTTTTGAAGATGCTGAAGAACATTCGCAAGCACGACATCTAG
- a CDS encoding indolepyruvate oxidoreductase subunit beta family protein — MLDAVPPFRAKAGAQDDERVIKLAVLAVGGQGGGVLADWITDVAERNGYVAQSTSVAGVAQRTGATIYYVEMARDTGRLPVFALSPSQGDVDVLIAAELMEAGRAIIRGFVTPERTTLIASSHRIAAVSEKIEPGDGRASSSKVHATAEAASKRFIAFDMEKIAADNGSMISASLLGALAGSDALPFTRESYEQAIGAGGRGVKASLAAFGTAFDRARGTAAPVPKPAEPAIVEPALGAGRVTGPQNLLQGWQALAARIDLMPVAVRDMALRGLRKVVDYQDIAYGRDYLDRLDKAVALDGADHAHALSIAAAKHLANALCYDDMIRVADLKTRSTRDRRVRKEVGVKDGSILQVTEYFHPRIEEFCGTLPAGLGSYIENRPKLAAFLDRRINHGRRIRTDSFAGFAALWFIGGLRRWRRSLLRHKVEMTHLDRWYALALGHVPQDYALAVEILNCRRLIKGYSDTHVRAQSKFDRVLSALAMLEGRADASDWIRRLREAALKDEKGDMLDGALKTVATLRPGSATEAP; from the coding sequence ATGCTTGACGCTGTCCCGCCCTTTCGCGCCAAGGCCGGCGCCCAGGATGATGAGCGGGTCATCAAGCTCGCCGTACTCGCCGTCGGCGGCCAGGGCGGCGGCGTCCTGGCGGACTGGATCACTGACGTCGCCGAGCGCAATGGCTACGTCGCGCAGTCGACATCGGTCGCCGGCGTCGCGCAGCGCACGGGCGCCACGATCTACTATGTCGAGATGGCCCGCGACACCGGCCGGCTGCCGGTCTTCGCGCTGTCGCCCTCGCAGGGCGACGTCGACGTACTGATCGCGGCCGAATTGATGGAAGCCGGCCGCGCCATCATCCGTGGTTTCGTCACGCCCGAGCGCACCACGCTGATCGCCTCGTCACACCGCATCGCCGCTGTGTCGGAAAAGATCGAACCGGGCGACGGCCGGGCGTCATCTTCCAAAGTGCATGCGACGGCGGAAGCCGCGTCCAAACGCTTCATCGCCTTCGACATGGAAAAGATCGCCGCCGACAACGGTTCGATGATTTCGGCCAGCCTGCTCGGCGCGCTGGCGGGGTCCGACGCGCTGCCGTTCACCCGCGAAAGCTATGAGCAGGCGATCGGTGCTGGCGGTCGTGGCGTCAAGGCCAGCCTTGCCGCCTTTGGCACTGCGTTTGACCGCGCGCGCGGCACGGCCGCACCTGTGCCAAAGCCGGCCGAGCCGGCGATCGTCGAACCCGCCCTGGGGGCAGGGCGCGTAACCGGCCCGCAAAACCTGCTGCAGGGCTGGCAGGCGCTCGCCGCCCGCATCGACCTGATGCCCGTGGCCGTGCGCGACATGGCGCTGCGGGGCCTCAGAAAGGTCGTCGACTATCAGGATATCGCCTATGGCCGTGACTATCTCGACCGGCTGGACAAGGCCGTCGCGCTGGACGGCGCCGACCATGCCCATGCGCTGTCCATTGCTGCCGCCAAGCATCTCGCCAACGCGCTCTGCTACGACGACATGATCCGCGTCGCCGACCTGAAGACGCGCTCGACACGCGACAGGCGCGTGCGCAAGGAGGTCGGCGTCAAGGATGGCTCGATCCTGCAGGTGACCGAGTATTTTCATCCGCGCATCGAGGAATTCTGCGGCACGCTGCCGGCGGGGCTCGGCAGCTACATCGAGAACCGCCCGAAACTCGCCGCCTTCCTCGATCGTCGCATCAACCATGGCCGCCGCATCCGCACCGACAGCTTCGCCGGCTTCGCGGCGCTTTGGTTCATCGGAGGCCTGCGCCGCTGGCGCCGCAGCCTGCTGCGCCACAAGGTCGAGATGACCCATCTCGATCGCTGGTATGCATTGGCGCTTGGCCACGTCCCCCAGGACTACGCGCTGGCCGTCGAAATCCTCAATTGCCGCCGGCTGATCAAGGGCTATAGCGACACCCATGTCCGCGCCCAGTCGAAATTCGACCGCGTGCTGTCGGCGCTTGCCATGCTCGAGGGTCGAGCCGATGCCTCCGACTGGATCCGCCGCCTGCGCGAGGCGGCGCTGAAGGACGAGAAGGGCGACATGCTCGATGGCGCGCTGAAGACAGTGGCGACGCTCAGACCAGGTTCGGCAACTGAGGCGCCCTAA